One genomic segment of Helianthus annuus cultivar XRQ/B chromosome 14, HanXRQr2.0-SUNRISE, whole genome shotgun sequence includes these proteins:
- the LOC110908007 gene encoding probable acyl-activating enzyme 1, peroxisomal, whose amino-acid sequence MEGTIRCAANYVPLSPISFLERSAVVYRDRLSVVYGDRVKFTWKETHQRCLKLASSIASRFQISRGDVVAVLAPNIPEMYELHFAVPMAGAVLCTLNIRHDSKMVSTLLKHSNAKLIFVDHQFIDVVKGAIEIMSKSPATVPQIVLIPDSGELPALPKSNMVEYEALLAMGSLGFEIRRPIDECDPIALNYTSGTTSSPKGVVYSHRGAYLNSLAAVLLNEMRSMPVYLWTVPMFHCNGWCLTWAVAAQGGTNVCLRAVTAKGIFGSISRHQVTQMGGAPTVLNMIINAPETERVPLPGKVTVMTGGAPPPSQVVFGMEQLGFDVCHAYGLTETYGPGTVCAPKPEWDSLPLETQAKLKSRQGVTHLGMEEVDVKDPETMKSVAWDAKTIGEVMFRGNTVMNGYLNDISATHEAFKDGWFRSGDLGVRHSDGYIELKDRSKDIIISGGENISTIEVESVLFRHPAVLEAAVVGRPDDHWGETPCAFVELKQGYKVKEDELIAYCRKNLPRYMAPRTVVFRELPKTSTGKTQKFVLREQAKAMGSLSSKGKSKL is encoded by the exons ATGGAAGGTACCATTCGTTGTGCTGCAAATTACGTCCCTCTTTCCCCGATCAGCTTCTTGGAGAGATCTGCTGTTGTTTATAGAGATAGATTATCTGTTGTTTATGGTGATCGTGTCAAGTTCACTTGGAAAGAGACTCATCAACGATGTCTTAAGCTTGCTTCGTCGATCGCTTCTCGGTTTCAAATTTCTCGTGGAGATGTT GTGGCTGTCCTAGCTCCAAACATCCCGGAAATGTACGAGCTCCATTTCGCCGTTCCGATGGCCGGAGCTGTTCTTTGCACCCTCAACATCCGTCACGATTCAAAAATGGTGTCAACTTTGCTTAAACACTCAAATGCCAAACTCATATTCGTTGATCACCAGTTTATAGATGTTGTTAAAGGCGCAATTGAGATCATGTCGAAATCACCGGCCACGGTGCCTCAAATTGTCCTAATCCCGGATTCCGGCGAACTTCCGGCACTTCCGAAGTCGAACATGGTCGAATATGAAGCTCTTTTGGCAATGGGAAGTCTTGGTTTTGAGATTAGGAGACCGATCGACGAGTGTGATCCGATTGCGCTTAATTATACATCGGGTACGACTTCGAGTCCCAAAGGGGTGGTTTATAGTCACCGCGGCGCTTATTTGAACTCGTTAGCCGCTGTTTTACTTAATGAGATGCGGTCGATGCCGGTATACTTATGGACGGTTCCAATGTTTCATTGCAACGGGTGGTGTTTGACGTGGGCCGTGGCAGCGCAAGGCGGCACTAACGTGTGTCTACGGGCGGTGACTGCGAAGGGGATCTTCGGATCCATATCTCGACATCAAGTGACACAAATGGGTGGTGCGCCAACGGTTTTGAATATGATAATCAATGCGCCGGAAACCGAGCGGGTCCCACTTCCCGGAAAGGTGACAGTGATGACGGGTGGAGCGCCTCCGCCTTCGCAGGTGGTGTTTGGTATGGAGCAGCTTGGGTTCGATGTGTGTCACGCATATGGTCTCACGGAGACATACGGTCCGGGAACCGTGTGCGCCCCGAAACCCGAGTGGGACTCGCTACCGTTGGAAACTCAAGCGAAACTTAAGTCGCGGCAAGGCGTAACTCATTTGGGGATGGAAGAAGTCGACGTTAAGGATCCGGAGACGATGAAAAGTGTCGCGTGGGATGCGAAAACAATCGGAGAGGTCATGTTCCGTGGAAACACCGTGATGAACGGGTACTTAAATGACATTAGCGCGACACATGAAGCTTTTAAAGACGGGTGGTTTCGGAGTGGGGATTTAGGTGTTCGACATTCGGATGGTTATATCGAACTCAAGGATCGATCGAAAGACATTATAATATCTGGTGGTGAGAATATTAGTACGATTGAGGTGGAATCGGTGCTTTTTCGGCATCCAGCGGTTCTAGAGGCTGCAGTCGTGGGTCGGCCTGACGATCATTGGGGCGAGACGCCGTGTGCTTTTGTGGAGCTAAAACAAGGATACAAGGTAAAAGAAGACGAGTTAATAGCCTACTGCCGGAAAAATTTACCGCGGTATATGGCGCCCCGAACCGTGGTGTTTCGGGAGTTGCCGAAGACGTCGACAGGGAAGACGCAGAAGTTTGTGCTCCGGGAACAGGCCAAGGCGATGGGGAGTTTGTCGTCGAAAGGAAAGAGCAAATTATAA
- the LOC110908006 gene encoding scarecrow-like protein 33, with product MDSGLSNLSDQTVLQEQVDLDELFTDWNLVNQPTRLPDSDGDVNEDSDFSDLVLNYINQMLMEEDIVEKNCMFQESAALQAAEKSFYNALLVKDQDQGQVPNPGQDQDDGQNQDHDNGQLQYRGHVQDQEGSLYNIPIIQDQGQDHDHGQDQDHGQLQNRGQDQDNVAEESLHNLLTVQDQEHGQLQNDGQDQDLAAELIASFGISSSMSGTDLTKSSLLPNTLISFDSQSRFNPSYSLFSGTRNIVDGFLYSPVSILSSRDIFCDNPSMVQFRNGIDEASRFLPNGTILDFKGTGVLDQTTEKKREISFTRDGSRGRKNLYSKDLIEDGRYSKQSAVYNEPPVSSKMFDDVLLCGGPKTHPFQCDFVCKKYANKGQPKGSNGIKARAKKPKEAVDLRILLTLCAQSVSINDQRGATDLLKRIREHASPTGDGMQRLAHYFSAGLEARMAGSGTQIYKALLSIPTSAVDVLKAYHLFLGCFPFTKISHFVSNKTIMSVAQNKTKLHIIDFGILHGFQWPCLIQQFSTRPGGPPELRITGIDFPCPGFRPTQRVEETGRRLANYAETFGVRFKFKAIAQKWETIRIEDLELDDEETLVVNCGYRFRNLLDETVMVDSPRKKVLHLIRKMKPEIFIHGIVNGSYGVPFFLTRFREALFFFSSLFDMLDATVDRLTEERMLIEKTMWGREAMNVIACEDGERIERPETYKQWQVRIQRAGFRQVAFDKEIVNKAKDRGSSDYHKDFVIDEDGYWMLQGWKGRVLYAISSWKPAFDK from the coding sequence ATGGATAGTGGATTATCCAATCTGTCGGATCAAACAGTTCTTCAAGAGCAAGTGGATTTAGACGAGTTGTTTACAGATTGGAATCTTGTAAACCAACCTACGAGGTTGCCTGATTCTGACGGAGATGTTAACGAGGATTCTGATTTTAGTGACTTGGTCCTCAACTATATAAACCAGATGCTTATGGAAGAAGATATAGTGGAGAAAAACTGCATGTTTCAAGAGTCTGCTGCTCTTCAAGCTGCAGAAAAGTCTTTCTATAATGCTCTTCTTGTGAAAGATCAAGATCAAGGTCAAGTTCCAAATCCTGGTCAAGATCAAGATGATGGTCAAAATCAAGATCATGATAATGGTCAACTTCAATATCGTGGTCATGTTCAAGATCAAGAGGGATCTTTATATAATATACCAATAATTCAAGATCAAGGGCAAGATCACGATCATGGTCAAGATCAAGATCATGGTCAACTTCAAAATCGTGGTCAAGATCAAGATAATGTTGCAGAGGAATCTTTACATAATCTTCTTACTGTTCAAGATCAAGAACATGGTCAACTTCAAAATGATGGCCAAGATCAAGATCTTGCTGCAGAACTGATAGCTTCTTTTGGCATCAGCAGCTCTATGAGTGGTACAGATCTTACCAAATCTTCTCTATTACCGAATACATTGATCAGTTTTGATTCGCAGTCTAGATTTAATCCATCTTACAGCTTGTTTAGCGGTACTAGGAATATCGTTGATGGATTCCTGTATTCACCTGTGAGTATTTTAAGTTCTCGAGATATCTTTTGTGATAACCCGTCCATGGTGCAATTTCGAAATGGTATCGATGAAGCTAGTAGGTTTCTTCCTAATGGTACGATCTTAGATTTTAAAGGCACTGGTGTTTTGGATCAAACAACGGAGAAGAAACGGGAAATTAGCTTCACCCGGGATGGATCAAGAGGAAGAAAAAATCTGTATTCCAAAGATCTTATTGAGGATGGAAGGTATTCCAAGCAATCTGCGGTTTATAATGAACCACCTGTGAGTTCTAAGATGTTTGATGATGTGTTGCTGTGTGGTGGACCCAAAACTCATCCTTTTCAATGTGATTTTGTTTGCAAAAAGTACGCGAATAAAGGTCAACCGAAGGGATCTAATGGGATTAAAGCCCGTGCGAAGAAACCAAAGGAAGCGGTAGATTTAAGAATACTTTTAACCCTATGTGCACAATCGGTTTCCATCAACGACCAAAGGGGTGCAACCGATCTACTGAAACGGATAAGAGAGCATGCTTCCCCCACAGGTGACGGAATGCAAAGATTGGCCCATTACTTTTCTGCTGGGCTTGAAGCCCGTATGGCCGGGTCTGGAACCCAAATCTACAAAGCCCTTCTTTCTATACCCACATCAGCTGTTGATGTGTTGAAAGCATACCATTTATTTCTAGGGTGCTTCCCTTTTACGAAAATCTCCCATTTTGTTTCAAACAAGACTATTATGTCTGTTGCCCAAAACAAAACGAAACTGCACATTATAGATTTTGGAATTCTTCATGGGTTCCAATGGCCCTGCCTCATACAACAATTTTCAACTAGGCCCGGTGGGCCACCCGAGCTTCGAATCACTGGCATCGACTTCCCATGTCCTGGTTTCCGACCCACCCAACGGGTTGAAGAAACAGGACGACGGTTAGCAAACTATGCTGAAACATTCGGTGTTCGGTTTAAATTCAAAGCCATTGCCCAAAAGTGGGAAACAATCAGAATAGAGGATCTTGAGCTTGATGATGAAGAAACACTTGTTGTGAATTGTGGTTACAGGTTTAGAAACTTGCTTGATGAAACAGTCATGGTTGATAGTCCAAGGAAAAAAGTGTTGCATCTTATTAGGAAAATGAAGCCCGAAATCTTTATACATGGGATTGTGAACGGGTCATATGGTGTACCCTTTTTTCTCACAAGATTTAGAGAGgctttgtttttcttttcttctttgtttGATATGCTTGATGCAACTGTTGACCGTTTGACTGAAGAAAGAATGTTGATTGAGAAAACGATGTGGGGACGCGAGGCGATGAATGTTATTGCTTGTGAAGATGGTGAGAGGATTGAACGACCAGAGACTTATAAACAATGGCAGGTTAGGATTCAACGGGCTGGATTTCGCCAGGTGGCGTTTGATAAAGAAATCGTGAACAAGGCTAAAGATAGAGGGAGTTCTGATTACCATAAAGATTTTGTCATTGATGAAGATGGTTATTGGATGTTGCAGGGCTGGAAAGGGCGTGTTTTATATGCAATTTCTTCATGGAAACCGGCATTTGACAAATAA